ACAAACTATAATAGGAAAAGAGAACTTGTATCAATTTAGCGTATGCATGAAACCGTTTTATTGAGATTTAACACAGAATGAAATCCTTTTCTTGTTACTTAATCTAAAGGAAATTTTATAATTACTTATAGCCCTAATATATTGAACAATGTGATATTTTAACCATTTTATTCATTTATTTCATTTTTCTTTTTTTCATATTATCACGGTTTTTGTAACTTGTCAAACTAATTTGTCGTTTTAATTATGTTGATAATGATGATATGATGTTAACAAAAATATCCGTATTATTATTTCATAATTATAATATTATGAATACTTTCTTGCAAGCTTTATATTTTAGATTTTCATTTTTTTTTTTTAAAGTATATATATTTTCACATAGGGGCTATATAATATAGTAAAGAAAAACATTTTAGTGATAATGCATGTGCCATTTTAATTTTATTATTAAATAAACATTAAAAAATGCTTCACTAAAAGCAATTTGAATTAATAAATATATAGTAATAGAAATAAAATAGTATATGGATAATAATTATTATTCTTCATATAACTACGAGGAGGTAATCACATGAGTATTTTTAAAGGTTCTGGTGTTGCAATAGTCACTCCATTTAATGAAAGAGGAGTAGATTTCAAAAAACTAGAGGAATTAATAGAATGGCAGATTAGCAGCAAGACAGATGCTATTATAGTATGTGGTACTACTGGTGAAGCTTCTACTATGACAGAGCAAGAAAGAAAAGAAACTATAAAATTTGTAGTTGATGTAGTTAATAAGAGAATCCCAGTAATTGCAGGTACAGGAAGTAACAACACTGCCGCTGCCATAAGCATGAGTAAATGGGCAGAAGCAATAGGAGTAGATGGCCTACTTGTAATCACACCATACTACAATAAAACTACTCAGAAAGGCTTATTTGAACATTTTAGTGCAATTGCAAATAGTGTAACTTCACCAATAATAATATATAACGTTCCTTCAAGAACAGCTCTCAACATTACCCCGCACACACTTCTAAAATTATGTACGCTGCAAAATATTGTAGCAGTTAAAGAAGCAAGTGGCGATATAAGTCAAATAGCACAGATCAAAGCCCTATGTGGAGATAGAATGGATATTTATTCAGGTAACGACGACCAAGTTATACCTATACTTTCCTTAGGTGCTATTGGTGTTATATCTGTTCTTGCTAATATAATTCCTACAGACATGCATAATATGTGTGAATTATATTTAAAGGGTGAGCACGCAGAGGCTCTAAAAATTCAACTTGGATACCTTGCTCTTAACAGCGCTATATTTATAGAAACTAATCCCATACCCGTAAAAACAGCTATGAATCTTATGGGACTTAAAGTAGGACCTTTAAGACTACCATTGTGTGAAATGGAAGAAAGTACACTTCAAATTCTTAAAAAAGAGTTAAAAGCATATAATATTCTTTTAAAGGAGGAGATTTAATGATTAGAATGCTTCTAAATGGTTGCAATGGAAAAATGGGAAAAGTTATTTCTGAAATGGCTAAATCATCCACTACTATTTCAATTGTTTCTGGTGTTGACAGAAATTCATCTAATTTAAGCTATCCATGCTATAACAGCATAGATGAATGTACGGATGAAATAGATGTAATTTTAGATTTTTCAAGACCGGACGCTCTAGATTCTCTTTGCAAGTATTCCAAAGAGAGAAATATACCTATTGTGTTCTGTACCACTGGTTATACCTCAGAGCAACTATCTAAAATTCATTCGCTTAGTAGCGAGATTGCAGTATTTCACTCTGCAAATATGTCTATAGGTATAAATATTATTAATAATATGTTGCGGAGTATAAGCAACACGCTTTATAAAGATTTTGACATTGAGATAATTGAAAAGCATCATAATCAAAAAGTTGATGCTCCTAGTGGAACTGCTCTTCTTCTTGCAAATACAATTAAAGACTCTATTAAAGAAGAAACTACATTCGTAAATGGAAGAAATGGATTAGCTAAAAGACAACCTTCGGAAATAGGGATTCATGCGGTGCGTGGTGGAAATATTATAGGTGATCATGAAATCATATTTGCAGGCATTGGAGAATGTATTGAAATTAAGCATACTGCAATATCAAGAGAAGTTTTTGCAATAGGTGCATTAAAGGCATGTGAATATATATACGGAAAAGAAAAAGGTCTATACAGTATGGATGATGTAGTTAATGTATCACTTTAGCTTTTAATAAGTAAAATAGTCTTGGAACAGAGAATCAATCTGTTCCAAGGCTATTTTATATTACTTAGAGGGGTTTTAACATTTCAATCCATTTTTCCATTCTATCCAAACCCTCTTTTAGCACTTCTAGACTATAAGAATAAGAAATCCTAATGAATCCTTCTCCTCCTGTTCCAAAAGCCGACCCAGGGACCACTGCAACTTTCCCTTCATATAAGAGTCTATTGCAAAACTCCTCACTATTCATAGAAAATTTTAATATAGATGGAAATATATAAAAGGCACCCTTAGGAAGATTTACCTCCATCCCCATTCCAATTAATCTTTTATATACGTATTCTTTTCTCTTCTCAAACTCCACTTTCATATTGTCCACATCATTCATGGAAGAAAGTAATCCCGCATAGGCACCCCACTGAGATATTGAGGTTGCACAAGAAACATTATACTGATGTACTTTCATTATATTATCCATAATATATTTACTTGCACAAAGATATCCAACTCTAAGCCCTGTCATGGAAAACATTTTAGAGAATCCACTCACCAAAATAACTCTATCTCTTAATTCATTAATTTGAGCTACAGAATAGTATTTTTCATAGCATAATGAGCTGTAGATTTCATCACTTATTATATGAATATTTTTTTCTTTTAGAATTTTAAAAAGCTTATCTCTTTCCTGAAGAGATAATGCTGCCCCAGTAGGATTAGAAGGATAAGACACCACTAAAAGCTTTGGATTTTCCTCATTGATAAGTTTACTTAGGGCTTCAAAATTAATAGTAAAATCACTATTAAGATTATAATTAACCACTTCCGCTCCAAAAAGCTTTACACAACTCTCGTAGGCTGGATAAGCAGGTGTTGGCACCAGCACTTTATCTCCAGCATTTAAAAATGCTGCAAATGTACACATTAGTGCCTCACTTCCACCAACAGTGACAACTATCTCTTCAGCTGAATAGTTAATATCCATACTACCTAAAAAATTTGAAATTTCACTTCGCAATTCGGGAATGCCAGCATTTGCTGTATACTCAGTTTTATTTTCATTTATAGCGGAAGTCATGGCCATTTTAATATTTTTAGGCACTGGGAAATCCGGTTGACCTAGGGTTAGTGAAATTGCACCTTGAACCTTTGAAACCTTATTAAAAAATTTTCTAATTCCAGAAATTTCTACCTGGTTTACATTATTTGAGAATACATTATTTGAAAATATATTATTCATAAAATCATCCTTTACTTGTGTTTGAGTTATTGTTATTTTACTATATAAACGCGCAAAAATCAGTAGTTTTATAATTTTTATATGATAATAATAATATTTTCCTTTAAATAATCTCCATTTTACTATATTATTTATAAGGTACATAGTTTTATTTTAGAATTTTACTTTTAATTTTATCTATGTTCTTATGAGCAATAACAAATTTAAGTTTTAAGCACATGAAAATATATGCATAAAAACAACAATTTGGCTTAATACTTATAATACGAAAGGAGAATAAATATGAACTATGATTTAACAGACCCTTATGAAATTGCAAGATACATAAAAGAAGCAAAAAAGGCTACCCCAATTAAACTATATATCGATGGAGATTTATCACAATGTGAATTTGGAAATATAGAAAATTTTGGTAGTGGTAATTTTTATATGCTTTTTGGTGAAAGTGATGAGGTATCAGATTTTCTAATAAAGTATAAAGATAAAATCAAAAAATTCAAACTTGAGCAAGACAGACGAAATTCTGCTATTCCTTTAATGGACTTAAAAAATATTGACGCAAGAATTGAACCAGGTGCAATTATAAGAGATAAGGTTAAAATAGGTAAAAATGCAGTTATAATGATGGGCGCTGTAATTAATATAGGTGCTGAGATTGGCGATGAAACTATGATAGATATGAATGCTGTAGTTGGGGCAAGAGGAAAACTTGGCAAACGAGTTCATCTAGGTGCAGGTGCCGTAGTAGCCGGAGTTCTAGAACCACCAAGCAAAAGCCCTTGTGAAATTGGGGACAATGTATTAATTGGAGCAAACGCTGTAATACTTGAAGGAGTAAAAATCGGTAAAAATTCAGTGGTAGCAGCTGGTGCCGTAGTTGTAAATGACGTTCCTGAAAATGTTGTAGTTGCTGGAACACCCGCAAAAATAATAAAAAATGTGGATGATAGTACTAAAGAAAAGACTAAGCTACTTGATGATTTAAGAAAATAGAGAAAAGAGCATATATTACTACAAATGCAATTCACTGCGCTGAGTAATTCTAAACTAATTTTATTGAAAGATACTAAAAAGTACAAACTCGCTAAACGCTCAAACATGTACTTTTCTTAACGCATCTTCCAATAAAATTAGTTTGAATTACTAACGCTTGTTCATATGCATTTTACGTAATATATGCTCTTTTATACAGTTTAAAAGAATGACTAAAACTTATTCAATGAATCTTACCTGTTTTTAAAAGACTAAAATTGAAAATTTATATTATATATACTAGATAGCGTCTAGAGCTTCAAAGTCTTGCTCTTCATCAATCATCATATCTGATTCTACTATGTTCTCACCATCATTATTAACCTTTTCCATCTTTGATATAGATACTTCATATGCCACTTTTCTTATAACTTCATCATCAGATAATTTCTTTTGATATTCTCTACTCTGCAGTCTTCCCCAAATCCTTATATTATCCCCTACTTCAAGACTTTTGCAAAATCTGGAATTCCGTCCCCAGGCAATTGTAGGTATATAATCAGATTTATTATATAATCTGTTAACTGCGAGTAGCATGTCTGCAATCTCTCTTCCAAAAGGTGTTGTCCTATATACTGGACTTTTGCAAATATATCCATCTAAAAATATTTGATTTGGATTCTTACTGCGTTCTTCACAAATTTTAATATCTCTAGCAAATACTGTTAAGATTAGTCTATTAGATCCGTCAACAAATTTATTGTAAGATCTAAGTTGGCCTTCAACTATAAATTCATTTCCTATATTGATACTCATACCTGCGATTAACCGCTCAGAAATTGTTATAGTTAAAATGTCTGTTGTTTCACTTAGTCTCCAAACCTCAAAATCAAATACATAAAACCCTTCCCCATACATTTCATGACTAAATTTTAATTCAGATACTACCTTTCCTTCTAAATAAATCTTGTTATTTAACATAACATTATCCATCATAACCCCTCTTTCCCTTAGTTTTTTTAATAAGCTTTCCTTAGAATATAAGTATTCAGTTTTTTAATGTAATATACCAAATAATATTATAATTTTGTTTAACTCTTTAAATAAATAACTTTTATTTTATTTAAATATTCCCCATGTATGTTTTTGCAAAATTATGATTATTTAGTATTTCCATTATAATACAAATACCTAGCAACTTTCAACATATTTAATTTTTATTTTTGTATTTGTTTTCCTTCTATATTTATAGAGTAATTGTTCTTATATATCAAGTCTGATATTTTAACAAATTCAAAGCCCGCCCCTTTTAAATATTCTAAAATTCTAGGCAGATTCTCTGGTGTATATTTCGCATCATTATGAAATAAAAGAATGGACCCAGGCTTAGTCTTTTTTACTATTCTATTAAACTCAATATCTGCCCCTTGCTCTTTCCAGTCAATACTGTCTACATCCCATTGAATACAATAATGATTTGTTGCTTCTACAGTATCAATGACTAAATTATTATACTCTCCAGATGGACATCTAAAAAGAATTGTTTCTTGTCCCGTTACAGACATTATTTTAGCATCAGTTATGGCTATTTCTTCAATCATTTTCTCTTTAGATATTGTAGTCATAATAGGATGCTTATTAGAATGATTTCCTATTTCGTGCCCTTTTTCATACATGGTCTTTAACTTATCTGGATATTGGTCTACCCACGCTCCAACTAAAAAAAATGTTGCTTTAGCATTGTATTTATCTAATATTTTTAAAATATCATCTGTTCTATCATTACCCCAGCTTGCATCAAAAGAAATTGCAATTTTTTTATCTTTAGTATCTACAGAATATATTGGTAATTTACGTTGTTCACCCATAAATACACCTTTAGTTTTAAAATTATAAACACCTAAAGTTATTAAAGTTCCAATAAAAAGCACAAAAATAAGTATTATCTTCTTTTTTATGTAACTCGTACCCATGCTATATCCCCCTCATATTCTATAGGCAACAGCAGTTATAAACCACTCCTCCCTTCTATATTTATACTTTAAATTTATATTCTAAAAGTTGAAATATATGTATAGTTTAATTTATAAAATTTATTTCATATTAATTTCTATAAATCATCACTTGTAAAAATATGTATGAATTATTAAAAATTAAAAGCACCGATTCATTTCGATGCTTTTTATGTTATAATGTTTATAGTTAATTTTAAATGAAATAAAATAGTTCATAATTGTTTTATACTAAGCAGATTACAAGGAGGAAATGATATGTTTGAAGATGCTTTAGACTTAGCTGAAAATAAGCTTCTTTTACTTTATATATTTTATAAAATAAAGCTCCCTATTTCTAATATTCAAATAACACAAATTATTCTAGAAAATAATTTTATAAATTATTTTACATTGCAACAATATATGACGGAACTTATAGCATCTAACCTTCTTGAGCCTACTGAGCAAAAGGGCAAACATAGATTAGTCATATCGCAAAAGGGTGACAATGTTCTATCTCTATTTAAAGGAAGAATTTCTGAAACCAAGATGCAACTTATTGATGACTACTTGAAAATCCACCTTGAAAATATCAAAAAAGAGCTTACAGTTAGTGCTGATTACACAATAGAAAGCAATAATAATTATTTAGTTAACCTAATTGCGTCAGAAGATAATTTTACACTTATAGATATAAAACTTAGTGTGACGTCTAACAAGCAAGCACGGGATTTGTGCAGCAAATGGCGAGAAAATCCATCTGAATATTATAATAAGATAATAAACCTTCTCATAAATGATTAATTTTTATAGAAGTGTCATTCCTGTGGGCTCTCCGCCAATAGAAATGGCTTTTTTATTTTCAGTTAATTTATCAATTCTAAAAAGTAAATTGTTATAGTTATCACCTACATACAAATACTTTTCATCTTCCAGGATTCCTCTAGGCATACCACCAATTTTTATTTTTTTTATTTCTTTATAATTATTTATGTCTAGTATACTCACCGTTCCATCTCCAAAATTTGATATATAGCAGTATCTTTCATTACAATACATATCCACAGGTGAATTACCAACAGGTATATTGTATAATACGTTGTAGTTTTTTAATGAAATAATGCTTATACTTCCTTTGTTGTCCATACCAATATTACTTTCACAAACTAAAATATAATTTCCATCTGGCGTAATTAGGGCTTTAGTAGGATATGCCCCTACCCTAAGGTTTTTAATATTTCCCTTAGGAGCACAATCTATTATTGTTATACTATCACTATTCATATTTGCTACTATAATTAGATTCTTTCTTTTGCAAATATAAATACTATGTGGTAAATTGCCACACGGAATAGCTTCTACAATGTGTCTTTTTTCTAAATCAAAAACTATTATGTCATCGCAATCTCCACAAATTACATAAGCTTTATTATCATAAACTGATAAATCATTACAGTGCATACCTATAAAATAACTTTCAGTTTCATAATTATCAATATCAACTATAGAAATACTATTATCATAACTATTAGCTGTTATGAGTTTATTTTCATAAACATATATGCCATGAGGACCAATTTTTTTGAGATTTCTTTTATCCAAATATATTTTTTTTTCTTCTATAAATAAATCCAAGTTAACTTTTGATATGCAATCTGATGAAGTACTACATACATATAACTTTCTCAAATCCCTCACCTCCTCATAACCATAATATGAAAATAGTAATAATCTGCTAACACTGTTTTCATAAAAATTATTAATGGTGTTTATTCAAGATAGTTTCCAAATTCGAATTAAGAATTTTTTACTTATATTTCTTTATTTCTTGAAATAAAGATACTTTATAGTATATAATAACTTTTGTGATTATTAAAATCACAGAAGATGGAGGGTTACATTATGTATAGTTATGCACCAAAAGGAGTATGTTCCAATACCATAAATTTTGAAATAGTAGATGATAAAATTACTGAAGTTGTTTTTACAGGCGGATGCCCAGGAAATTTAATTGGGATTTCAAGCCTAGTAACAGGAATGAGAGTTCAGGAAGCTATAAATAGACTTAAGGGGATTAGCTGTGGTAATAAAAGTACTTCTTGCCCTGACCAGTTAGCATTAGCACTTGAGGAATTAGTTGTAAATGCTTAATTAAACCACACTAAAATAAATATCACGTCAAAAATGCTATTTATTTTAATGTTCTTAATGAACAAAGGCACATATTATTTATTAATATGTGCCTTTGTTCATATTTAAATCATCATCTGCGATGCTGCAATATTAACGACTTCAGAAGGAGATTTATTTAAAGCTACAGTATTTCGTATTATTTTCCTCATATCTCCCACCATATATAGTGAACCGCACACTAATAATAAATCCTCTTCGCCACAATAGCTCAATGCTTTTTTATATGCACTCTCATAATTTTCAATTGCCTCACAACCCGTGATGTATTTTTGTACTTGTACTTTTAATTTTTCTGAAAGTTCTGCCCGTTCGCTGTGGGGTGTAACGGTAATTACTCTACTTACCTTTGGAACTATAGTCATTATCATCTCTTCAACTTGTTTATCTGCAAGGATACCTAAAATTAATATGATTTTGTTGTAATTAAAATACATGTCAATACTTTCAGTAAGGTTTTTTATTCCATCTATATTATGTGCTCCATCTATAACAACTAAAGGCCTTTTATTCATTACTTCCAGTCTTGCTGGCCATTTTACATTTGATAGACCCATTAAAATATTATCCTTACTTATTGTAGCGCCTTGCAATATAAGCTCCTCTATTACATGAATTGCTACGCAGCAGTTTAATAATTGATGCTTTCCTAAAAGTGAAAGTTCAATAATATAATCATTATTTAAAGTTCGAACTTTCAACTTTTGAGTTACAACATTATTATTGCTATATGCTGTTCCCTCCAATGAAGTGATTGCAACCTGCTGTAAATTTTCTTTTCCTAAATATGTAGATGATTCCTTGGCTACTTTTATTAATTTGCAATTTTTTTCTATACATATTCTTTCTATTATCTCTTCGCTTTGCTTTTGTTGTGGAAACATAACTACAGGAATTCCTTCCTTAATAATACCTGCTTTTTCATAAGCAATTTTATCAATAGTATCACCTAATATTTGAGTATGGTCCAAGCTAATTGATGTAATAACACTTAAGATAGGTATAATTACATTTGTTGAGTCGAGCCTTCCCCCCAAGCCTACTTCCACTACTGCAAAATCTACCTTATTTTTATAAAAATATAAAAATCCTGCACAAGTAATGATTTCAAATTCTGTTGGGTTACCATATCCAAGTTCCACTACTTTTTCTACTGCCTTTGAAACCTCTGTTATAATATGGCTTAAATCTCCTTTAGAAATATTCACATTATTTATTTGCATCCGCTCTTCAAACTCTTCAATAAATGGCGAAATATATGAGCCCACCTTATATCCGGCTTTAACCAAAATATTAGTCACCATAGCTGTAGTAGAGCCTTTACCATTAGTCCCTGCAATATGTATACATTTTAATTTTTTATGTGGATTTCCTATAAGTTCTAATATTTTTTCAGTTCTCTCAAGCCCAAGTTTAGTGCCAAACTTGGCTGTGTTTTTTATATAAGCCATAGCTTCATTATAATTCATATTTATCAGTCCTTTCAAAATGGTATAACTAGATGGGGACAGTTAACAACTTTTTGACGTCTCTTAAATTCTATACCAACTTGGGGACACTTAACAACCTTTTATTGATATATTTTTATTTTTATTGTTAAATCATAATTTTCAGTACTGCAATATTAACGACTTCAGAAGGAGATTTAGACCACCACTGATGTTTTACTTTTGTTGCAATATGTAACTCTACTTATAAGTAGGAGTCTTTTAAGCAAAAGGGGATATGTATATTTAATACATATCCCCTTTACTAGAATCTATTTCAAATTTTCTATACTTTGAATTACTGCCTTATACATTTCTTTATATTTGTCACCCTTAGCTCTTTCTTCTTCTACAACTTCTACTGGAGCTTTAGCTGTAAATCTTTCATTACAAAGTTTCTTCTCAACTCTGTCAATTTCTTTTGCTAGTTTTTCTTTTTCTTTGTTTAATCTTTCTAATTCTTTTTCTAAATCTACAAGCTCAAGTAGTGGCATATATACTTCAGCACCCTTAGTTACTACTGTGACTACATTTTCTGGTGCTTCTTCTTTAGAATTTAAGAATACTACTTCGCTTGCTGAAGCAAGTTTTTGGAAATAAACTAATCCCTGCTCAAACGCTTCTTTTCCTTCTGTAGCATATATAAATGTTTTGGCTTTTCTTGAAGGTGGTACATCCATATCCGCTCTAGCATTTCTTACGTCTTTTATTGCTTCAATAATATAGTTCATGCTTTGTTCTGCGTTTTCATCTTTAAGAACCTCTTCATACTCTGGCCATTTAGCAATAGTTATAGATTCAAACTCATTATCTAAATGAGTATAAATTTCTTCTGTTATAAATGGCATAACAGGATGAAGCAATTTAAGTCCAGTTTTTAATACATTGTTTAATACATTAAGAACTATGCCTTTTGCCTCACAATCCTCTGCGTATAATACTGGTTTAACAAGTTCAATATACCAATCACAGAATTCTGTCCACATAAAATCATTAACCTTTTGAAGAGCTATGCCTATTTCAAACTTCTCGATATTTTCTGTAACTTCTTTTACTACAGTGTTC
This DNA window, taken from Clostridium estertheticum, encodes the following:
- the pdaB gene encoding polysaccharide deacetylase family sporulation protein PdaB is translated as MGTSYIKKKIILIFVLFIGTLITLGVYNFKTKGVFMGEQRKLPIYSVDTKDKKIAISFDASWGNDRTDDILKILDKYNAKATFFLVGAWVDQYPDKLKTMYEKGHEIGNHSNKHPIMTTISKEKMIEEIAITDAKIMSVTGQETILFRCPSGEYNNLVIDTVEATNHYCIQWDVDSIDWKEQGADIEFNRIVKKTKPGSILLFHNDAKYTPENLPRILEYLKGAGFEFVKISDLIYKNNYSINIEGKQIQK
- a CDS encoding bifunctional folylpolyglutamate synthase/dihydrofolate synthase; protein product: MNYNEAMAYIKNTAKFGTKLGLERTEKILELIGNPHKKLKCIHIAGTNGKGSTTAMVTNILVKAGYKVGSYISPFIEEFEERMQINNVNISKGDLSHIITEVSKAVEKVVELGYGNPTEFEIITCAGFLYFYKNKVDFAVVEVGLGGRLDSTNVIIPILSVITSISLDHTQILGDTIDKIAYEKAGIIKEGIPVVMFPQQKQSEEIIERICIEKNCKLIKVAKESSTYLGKENLQQVAITSLEGTAYSNNNVVTQKLKVRTLNNDYIIELSLLGKHQLLNCCVAIHVIEELILQGATISKDNILMGLSNVKWPARLEVMNKRPLVVIDGAHNIDGIKNLTESIDMYFNYNKIILILGILADKQVEEMIMTIVPKVSRVITVTPHSERAELSEKLKVQVQKYITGCEAIENYESAYKKALSYCGEEDLLLVCGSLYMVGDMRKIIRNTVALNKSPSEVVNIAASQMMI
- the dapB gene encoding 4-hydroxy-tetrahydrodipicolinate reductase; this translates as MIRMLLNGCNGKMGKVISEMAKSSTTISIVSGVDRNSSNLSYPCYNSIDECTDEIDVILDFSRPDALDSLCKYSKERNIPIVFCTTGYTSEQLSKIHSLSSEIAVFHSANMSIGINIINNMLRSISNTLYKDFDIEIIEKHHNQKVDAPSGTALLLANTIKDSIKEETTFVNGRNGLAKRQPSEIGIHAVRGGNIIGDHEIIFAGIGECIEIKHTAISREVFAIGALKACEYIYGKEKGLYSMDDVVNVSL
- a CDS encoding single-stranded DNA-binding protein; protein product: MDNVMLNNKIYLEGKVVSELKFSHEMYGEGFYVFDFEVWRLSETTDILTITISERLIAGMSINIGNEFIVEGQLRSYNKFVDGSNRLILTVFARDIKICEERSKNPNQIFLDGYICKSPVYRTTPFGREIADMLLAVNRLYNKSDYIPTIAWGRNSRFCKSLEVGDNIRIWGRLQSREYQKKLSDDEVIRKVAYEVSISKMEKVNNDGENIVESDMMIDEEQDFEALDAI
- a CDS encoding YncE family protein — protein: MRKLYVCSTSSDCISKVNLDLFIEEKKIYLDKRNLKKIGPHGIYVYENKLITANSYDNSISIVDIDNYETESYFIGMHCNDLSVYDNKAYVICGDCDDIIVFDLEKRHIVEAIPCGNLPHSIYICKRKNLIIVANMNSDSITIIDCAPKGNIKNLRVGAYPTKALITPDGNYILVCESNIGMDNKGSISIISLKNYNVLYNIPVGNSPVDMYCNERYCYISNFGDGTVSILDINNYKEIKKIKIGGMPRGILEDEKYLYVGDNYNNLLFRIDKLTENKKAISIGGEPTGMTLL
- a CDS encoding DUF4364 family protein; the encoded protein is MFEDALDLAENKLLLLYIFYKIKLPISNIQITQIILENNFINYFTLQQYMTELIASNLLEPTEQKGKHRLVISQKGDNVLSLFKGRISETKMQLIDDYLKIHLENIKKELTVSADYTIESNNNYLVNLIASEDNFTLIDIKLSVTSNKQARDLCSKWRENPSEYYNKIINLLIND
- the dapD gene encoding 2,3,4,5-tetrahydropyridine-2,6-dicarboxylate N-acetyltransferase — its product is MNYDLTDPYEIARYIKEAKKATPIKLYIDGDLSQCEFGNIENFGSGNFYMLFGESDEVSDFLIKYKDKIKKFKLEQDRRNSAIPLMDLKNIDARIEPGAIIRDKVKIGKNAVIMMGAVINIGAEIGDETMIDMNAVVGARGKLGKRVHLGAGAVVAGVLEPPSKSPCEIGDNVLIGANAVILEGVKIGKNSVVAAGAVVVNDVPENVVVAGTPAKIIKNVDDSTKEKTKLLDDLRK
- a CDS encoding pyridoxal phosphate-dependent aminotransferase, with product MNNIFSNNVFSNNVNQVEISGIRKFFNKVSKVQGAISLTLGQPDFPVPKNIKMAMTSAINENKTEYTANAGIPELRSEISNFLGSMDINYSAEEIVVTVGGSEALMCTFAAFLNAGDKVLVPTPAYPAYESCVKLFGAEVVNYNLNSDFTINFEALSKLINEENPKLLVVSYPSNPTGAALSLQERDKLFKILKEKNIHIISDEIYSSLCYEKYYSVAQINELRDRVILVSGFSKMFSMTGLRVGYLCASKYIMDNIMKVHQYNVSCATSISQWGAYAGLLSSMNDVDNMKVEFEKRKEYVYKRLIGMGMEVNLPKGAFYIFPSILKFSMNSEEFCNRLLYEGKVAVVPGSAFGTGGEGFIRISYSYSLEVLKEGLDRMEKWIEMLKPL
- a CDS encoding TIGR03905 family TSCPD domain-containing protein, whose amino-acid sequence is MYSYAPKGVCSNTINFEIVDDKITEVVFTGGCPGNLIGISSLVTGMRVQEAINRLKGISCGNKSTSCPDQLALALEELVVNA
- the dapA gene encoding 4-hydroxy-tetrahydrodipicolinate synthase translates to MSIFKGSGVAIVTPFNERGVDFKKLEELIEWQISSKTDAIIVCGTTGEASTMTEQERKETIKFVVDVVNKRIPVIAGTGSNNTAAAISMSKWAEAIGVDGLLVITPYYNKTTQKGLFEHFSAIANSVTSPIIIYNVPSRTALNITPHTLLKLCTLQNIVAVKEASGDISQIAQIKALCGDRMDIYSGNDDQVIPILSLGAIGVISVLANIIPTDMHNMCELYLKGEHAEALKIQLGYLALNSAIFIETNPIPVKTAMNLMGLKVGPLRLPLCEMEESTLQILKKELKAYNILLKEEI